A single genomic interval of Fructobacillus americanaquae harbors:
- a CDS encoding HXXEE domain-containing protein produces MKWYDFMPFIAGFYALALGLFVWDFNQRMLLLGLIFIHLHFFEEFGLPGGFAWGGIKVEMRNVNRVVSRWQLNQSSSLFGNEWFAITVYLPTLFLPQWHWLVLAAVIFAFVELFGHLIIFNVGLKSYYNPGLLTAIILSVVATVFLVETIPSGMFNWLDLLMAFCWIGLNYWIGFRSPLFLYFNNKKQYTFTKEDLNKSASYMKKFGSKPDDYQY; encoded by the coding sequence ATGAAGTGGTATGATTTTATGCCATTTATAGCTGGGTTCTACGCCCTAGCACTTGGATTGTTTGTCTGGGATTTCAACCAACGAATGCTGTTATTGGGCTTAATTTTTATTCATTTACATTTCTTTGAAGAATTTGGCCTCCCAGGTGGCTTTGCTTGGGGTGGAATTAAAGTTGAAATGAGAAATGTCAATCGCGTTGTTTCGCGATGGCAGTTGAACCAAAGTAGCTCGTTGTTTGGTAACGAATGGTTTGCGATTACAGTGTATTTGCCAACGCTATTCTTGCCCCAATGGCATTGGTTAGTTCTCGCCGCTGTTATTTTTGCTTTTGTTGAGCTATTCGGACATCTAATTATCTTTAATGTGGGACTCAAGAGCTATTACAACCCCGGTTTGTTGACCGCGATTATCTTGTCAGTGGTTGCAACTGTCTTTTTAGTAGAAACGATTCCATCAGGAATGTTTAACTGGCTTGATTTGCTCATGGCCTTTTGCTGGATTGGATTGAATTACTGGATTGGCTTCCGTTCGCCACTATTTTTGTATTTTAACAATAAGAAGCAATATACATTTACGAAAGAGGATTTGAATAAATCGGCTAGTTATATGAAAAAATTTGGTAGCAAACCAGACGATTACCAATATTAA
- a CDS encoding HXXEE domain-containing protein, whose product MKFLINNWYRLGAVLGLILMTFLAFHLITLSAVQILLIWNLIALFAHQFEEYQFPGGAPIIINKVVYDETTLADHYPGNGLSIMLVNTIAWVIYLVAILLPNYYWLGLGVIFFSLFQILGHCIQMPLKLRAWYNPGMVTTVGLFLPLGVIYINKLSSLGKLNWGTIFLAFLVLIVCILLSIVAPVQLLKNKHTKYPINHWQIKRYNEIMDFCQLTRSK is encoded by the coding sequence ATGAAATTTTTAATAAATAATTGGTATCGATTGGGAGCGGTGCTTGGTCTGATTTTAATGACTTTTTTGGCATTCCACTTGATAACGTTGAGTGCAGTTCAGATATTACTGATTTGGAATTTGATTGCTCTATTCGCCCATCAGTTTGAAGAATACCAGTTTCCCGGTGGTGCTCCAATCATCATCAATAAAGTTGTATACGATGAAACTACTCTAGCTGATCATTATCCTGGTAATGGCCTTTCCATCATGTTAGTTAATACAATTGCTTGGGTTATCTACTTAGTCGCGATTTTATTGCCTAACTATTATTGGTTAGGACTGGGGGTGATTTTCTTTAGTCTTTTCCAAATTTTAGGTCATTGTATTCAAATGCCTCTTAAATTGCGTGCATGGTATAACCCGGGTATGGTGACGACGGTTGGTCTTTTTTTGCCCCTCGGTGTAATTTATATTAATAAATTATCGAGTTTAGGGAAATTAAACTGGGGAACCATTTTTCTAGCTTTCTTGGTGTTAATTGTATGTATCTTATTGAGTATTGTGGCTCCGGTTCAGCTATTAAAGAACAAGCATACTAAGTACCCAATAAATCATTGGCAAATTAAAAGATATAACGAAATTATGGATTTTTGTCAGTTAACAAGGTCAAAATAA
- a CDS encoding TetR/AcrR family transcriptional regulator → MKQIETFTTQHRRQKQIEETKNNIKIAMLALMQNQDIKKIKIADLMQKAGYTRRTFYRHFYSSEDVLKSIITDIVFELFAYLDNKDTEQNFAQTVTLFFNFWTQYTAILKKLKQQNLSYLLQSIAFENIQQSQLAVVLKQQQNQVYIEYFALSGMFSLLTIWVDDNCQKSVEEMGQIAQEIKDAIK, encoded by the coding sequence ATGAAGCAAATTGAGACATTTACCACCCAACATCGTCGTCAAAAGCAGATTGAAGAAACAAAAAATAACATCAAAATAGCCATGTTAGCGCTCATGCAAAATCAGGATATCAAAAAAATCAAGATTGCGGATCTGATGCAAAAAGCTGGTTATACTCGTCGAACTTTTTATCGTCATTTTTATTCCTCAGAGGATGTTTTAAAAAGCATTATAACGGACATCGTGTTTGAACTTTTTGCTTACTTAGATAATAAAGATACGGAACAAAATTTCGCTCAAACCGTTACCTTATTTTTTAACTTCTGGACGCAATACACAGCTATATTAAAAAAACTAAAACAGCAAAACTTGTCCTATTTACTGCAAAGTATTGCCTTTGAAAATATACAACAGAGTCAGCTAGCAGTTGTTTTAAAGCAACAGCAGAATCAAGTATATATTGAGTATTTCGCCTTGTCAGGTATGTTTTCACTCCTAACTATTTGGGTAGATGATAATTGCCAAAAATCAGTTGAGGAAATGGGCCAAATTGCCCAGGAAATTAAAGATGCAATCAAATAA